In Oryza sativa Japonica Group chromosome 3, ASM3414082v1, one DNA window encodes the following:
- the LOC4333773 gene encoding costars family protein encodes MNVEEEVGKLKEEIQRLGQKQPDGSYKVTFGVIFNDDRCANIFEALVGTLRAAKKRKIVKYDGELLLQGAHDNVEITLLPPPAVAAA; translated from the exons ATgaacgtggaggaggaggtggggaagCTCAAGGAGGAGATCCAGAGGCTCGGCCAGAAGCAGCCCGATGGATCCTACAAG GTAACTTTCGGTGTTATCTTCAACGATGACCGTTGTGCAAACATATTTGAAGCACTAGTCGGCACCTTGCGGGCTGCCAAGAAGAGAAAAATTGTTAAGTATGATGGTGAGCTGCTTCTACAGGGGGCTCATGACAATGTTGAGATAACCCTGTTGCCTCCTCCAGCGGTCGCTGCTGCCTGA